Proteins encoded by one window of Nasonia vitripennis strain AsymCx chromosome 5, Nvit_psr_1.1, whole genome shotgun sequence:
- the Ighmbp2 gene encoding immunoglobulin mu binding protein 2 (The RefSeq protein has 2 substitutions compared to this genomic sequence), whose product MDGKISKFVRKHLELLLLEREENLQNFFKDLSPASLHRLERTGQALTKLSITNLASKGPGRFQIDLERADGLPLEHGLCNGDLVICIRSKEKGQTIRAIVNEIGESTLSISTNDDYENIREEEIFTVVKTDSDFTYKSQTRALSFLEKKELHSSSCLEIVRILFDTDKEIVQNLLTSEDPIPKNTLDDQGSINFYNPNLAKDQKSAVEFALKRRYFAIIQGPPGTGKTTTLIEIIVQLQKFGKKVLICAPTNVAVDNLVIRLGQTEAKPLRLGHPTRIAKEALKYSLDSYLERDDGFIILKDIKKSIKDLETNIGNSGTKYAYKEVRELKKEYRKRLIRLTCDTLKKCSVILCTLNSASANDGQLQYIPRDHFDVLIVDEASQAMEASTWIAIPNAPKLILAGDINQLPPVVMCQEATKGGLNISLMERAIKKLNTDCYVRLMRQYRMNEKIMTWSSKKFYDDTLEADDLVKNHLLKHLPSVKQEDDLTSEAVVYIDTCGCECEEFNTGVEKASKGNLGEAVIVDKVVTNLVKVGLYHKDIGAITPYALQVDFIRRSFAAKSLNVEVSTVDGFQGREKEVIILSLVRSNEDKELGFVTDFRRLNVAVTRARRSLIVIADSETMEKDDLIVSLLKHIEDNGLLQTAEEYLSETIEKEIERIEITPQTNFKSKKKPKTKTKSSKREKGDEPEVPISKDQLKPNQIIPSKSVIKRKSKGTALSACANLKQYNVYETIAGTLSDNEDKDEVTSEQKEEENVDNKETPKMEQNLEHSDIDISAHSRKKEQLMRNKEEREDKSNENAAKENDNFDKIVQEFNKSNSLCSFDGCKKSTKLIKLICEFCKKWYCLEHGLQEIHGCGNAIRRKEQHAFRHRKPETSTKREKDRFARKLKELEEARKPKKKVTKK is encoded by the exons ATGGATGGAAAAATCTCAAAGTTTGTGCGTAAGCACTTAGAATTGCTTTTACTGGAACGAGAAgaaaatcttcaaaatttctttaaaGATCTTTCTCCTGCAAGTCTTCATCGTTTGGAGCGTACTGGCCAGGCTCTGACAAAACTGTCCATAACTAATTTAGCCAGCAAAGGCCCAGGACGTTTTCAGATTGACTTAGAACGTGCAGATGGATTGCCTTTAGAACATGGATTGTGCAACGGAGATTTAGTTATTTGCATCAGGTCCAAAGAAAAAGGACAAACTATTAGAGCCATTGTGAATGAAATAGGAGAATCTACATTAAGCATTAGTACAAATGACGATTACGAAAATATTCGAGAAGAAGAAATTTTTACTGTGGTTAAAACTGATTCAGATTTTACTTACAAAAGTCAAACTAG AGCTTTAagctttttggaaaaaaaagaactgcATTCATCTAGTTGTCTAGAGATTGTAAGAATTCTGTTTGATACAGATAAAGAGATTGTTCAAAATCTTTTGACATCTGAAGATCCAATTCCAAAGAATACCTTGGATGACCAAGGcagtattaatttttataacccTAATCTTGCTAAAGATCAAAAATCAGCTGTGGAATTTGCCCTGAAAAGAAGGTATTTTGCAATCATTCAAGGACCACCAGGAACTGGAAAGACAACAACATTAATAGAAATAATAGTACAGTTacaaaaatttggaaaaaaa GTTTTGATCTGTGCACCGACCAATGTTGCAGTAGACAATTTAGTCATTCGACTTGGTCAAACAGAAGCAAAACCTTTAAGACTGGGTCATCCAACAAGAATTGCCAAGGAAGCTCTTAAATATTCATTAGATAGTTACTTAGAAAGGGATGATGgtttcataattttaaaagatataaaGAAGTCAATTAAAGATCTTGAAACAAATATTGGAAATAGTGGAACTAAGTATGCATACAAAGAAGTTAGAGagttaaaaaaagaatatagaAAAAGGTTAATCCGACTCACTTGCGatactttgaaaaaatgttcg GTGATATTATGTACATTAAACTCAGCATCAGCAAACGATGGTCAACTTCAATACATTCCAAGGGATCATTTTGATGTTCTTATTGTAGATGAAGCATCACAAGCAATGGAAGCATCAACATGGATTGCCATTCCAAATGCTCCAAAGTTGATTCTTGCAGGTGATATCAATCAACTACCACCAGTTGTTATGTGCCAAGAAGCAACAAAAGGTGGTTTAAACATAAGTCTTATGGAAagagcaattaaaaaattgaatactGATTGTTATGTCAGGTTAATGAGACAATACCGCATGAATGAAAAGATAATGACTTGGTCcagtaaaaagttttatgatgATACTCTTGAAGCAGATGATTTagttaaaaatcatttactGAAACATTTACCTTCTGTTAAGCAAGAAGATGATTTAACAA gTGAGGCTGTTGTATATATTGATACATGTGGTTGTGAATGTGAAGAATTTAATACTGGAGTTGAAAATGCATCAAAAGGAAATTTAGGAGAAGCAGTCATTGTAGACAAAGTAGTTACAAATTTAGTTAAAGTTGGATTATATCATAAAGATATTGGCGTTATCACTCCGTATGCTTTGCAA GTCGATTTTATTCGTCGATCATTTGCAGCAAAATCATTGAATGTAGAAGTTAGCACAGTTGACGGATTTCAAGGGAGAGAAAAGGAAGTCATTATACTATCTTTGGTGAGAAGTAATGAAGATAAAGAATTAGGATTCGTCACTGATTTTAGAAGACTGAATGTTGCTGTTACAAGAGCTAGAAGGTCTTTAATAGTGATAGCTGATAGTGAAACTATGGAAAAAGACGATTTGATCGTCAGCTTATTAAAACACATAGAAGATAATGGCTTGTTACAGACAGCAGAGGAATACTTGTCTGAAACGatagaaaaagaaatagaaCGAATCGAGATAACGCCGCAAACTAATTTTAAATCTAAAAAGAAGCCTAAGACAAAAACGAAATCTTCAAAACGTGAAAAAGGCGATGAACCCGAGGTTCCGATATCTAAAGATCAACTAAAACCAAATCAAATTATACCAAGTAAATCTGTAATTAAACGTAAATCTAAAGGAACTGCGTTAAGTGCTTGTGCTAATTTAAAGCAGTATAACGTGTATGAAACCATCGCAGGCACATTGTCAGATAATGAAGATAAAGATGAAGTAACAAGTGAAcaaaaggaagaagaaaatgTAGATAATAAAG AAACGCCAAAGATGGAACAAAATTTAGAACATTCTGATATAGATATTTCTGCACATTCACGTAAAAAAGAACAACTTATGAGAAacaaagaagagagagaagacaagTCAAATGAAAATGCTGCTAAAGAAAATGacaattttgataaaatagtTCAAGAATTCAACAAATCGAATTCGCTGTGTTCATTTGATGGATGTAAGAAATCTACTAAActtataaaacttatttgtgaattttgtaaaaagtGGTATTGTCTAGAGCATG GTTTGCAAGAAATTCACGGTTGTGGAAACGCTATACGTCGAAAAGAACAACATGCATTTAGGCATAGAAAACCTGAAACAAGCACAAAGCGTGAAAAGGATAGATTCGCTCGTAAACTAAAGGAATTAGAAGAGGCAAGGAAACCTAAGAAAAaagttacaaaaaaataa
- the Ighmbp2 gene encoding immunoglobulin mu binding protein 2 isoform X1 produces MDGKISKFVRKHLELLLLEREENLQNFFKDLSPASLHRLERTGQALTKLSITNLASKGPGRFQIDLERADGLPLEHGLCNGDLVICIRSKEKGQTIRAIVNEIGESTLSISTNDDYENIREEEIFTVVKTDSDFTYKSQTRALSFLEKKELHSSSCLEIVRILFDTDKEIVQNLLTSEDPIPKNTLDDQGSINFYNPNLAKDQKSAVEFALKRRYFAIIQGPPGTGKTTTLIEIIVQLQKFGKKVLICAPTNVAVDNLVIRLGQTEAKPLRLGHPTRIAKEALKYSLDSYLERDDGFIILKDIKKSIKDLETNIGNSGTKYAYKEVRELKKEYRKRLIRLTCDTLKKCSVILCTLNSASANDGQLQYIPRDHFDVLIVDEASQAMEASTWIAIPNAPKLILAGDINQLPPVVMCQEATKGGLNISLMERAIKKLNTDCYVRLMRQYRMNEKIMTWSSKKFYDDTLEADDLVKNHLLKHLPSVKQEDDLTSEAVVYIDTCGCECEEFNTGVENASKGNLGEAVIVDKVVTNLVKVGLYHKDIGVITPYALQVDFIRRSFAAKSLNVEVSTVDGFQGREKEVIILSLVRSNEDKELGFVTDFRRLNVAVTRARRSLIVIADSETMEKDDLIVSLLKHIEDNGLLQTAEEYLSETIEKEIERIEITPQTNFKSKKKPKTKTKSSKREKGDEPEVPISKDQLKPNQIIPSKSVIKRKSKGTALSACANLKQYNVYETIAGTLSDNEDKDEVTSEQKEEENVDNKETPKMEQNLEHSDIDISAHSRKKEQLMRNKEEREDKSNENAAKENDNFDKIVQEFNKSNSLCSFDGCKKSTKLIKLICEFCKKWYCLEHGKNGLQEIHGCGNAIRRKEQHAFRHRKPETSTKREKDRFARKLKELEEARKPKKKVTKK; encoded by the exons ATGGATGGAAAAATCTCAAAGTTTGTGCGTAAGCACTTAGAATTGCTTTTACTGGAACGAGAAgaaaatcttcaaaatttctttaaaGATCTTTCTCCTGCAAGTCTTCATCGTTTGGAGCGTACTGGCCAGGCTCTGACAAAACTGTCCATAACTAATTTAGCCAGCAAAGGCCCAGGACGTTTTCAGATTGACTTAGAACGTGCAGATGGATTGCCTTTAGAACATGGATTGTGCAACGGAGATTTAGTTATTTGCATCAGGTCCAAAGAAAAAGGACAAACTATTAGAGCCATTGTGAATGAAATAGGAGAATCTACATTAAGCATTAGTACAAATGACGATTACGAAAATATTCGAGAAGAAGAAATTTTTACTGTGGTTAAAACTGATTCAGATTTTACTTACAAAAGTCAAACTAG AGCTTTAagctttttggaaaaaaaagaactgcATTCATCTAGTTGTCTAGAGATTGTAAGAATTCTGTTTGATACAGATAAAGAGATTGTTCAAAATCTTTTGACATCTGAAGATCCAATTCCAAAGAATACCTTGGATGACCAAGGcagtattaatttttataacccTAATCTTGCTAAAGATCAAAAATCAGCTGTGGAATTTGCCCTGAAAAGAAGGTATTTTGCAATCATTCAAGGACCACCAGGAACTGGAAAGACAACAACATTAATAGAAATAATAGTACAGTTacaaaaatttggaaaaaaa GTTTTGATCTGTGCACCGACCAATGTTGCAGTAGACAATTTAGTCATTCGACTTGGTCAAACAGAAGCAAAACCTTTAAGACTGGGTCATCCAACAAGAATTGCCAAGGAAGCTCTTAAATATTCATTAGATAGTTACTTAGAAAGGGATGATGgtttcataattttaaaagatataaaGAAGTCAATTAAAGATCTTGAAACAAATATTGGAAATAGTGGAACTAAGTATGCATACAAAGAAGTTAGAGagttaaaaaaagaatatagaAAAAGGTTAATCCGACTCACTTGCGatactttgaaaaaatgttcg GTGATATTATGTACATTAAACTCAGCATCAGCAAACGATGGTCAACTTCAATACATTCCAAGGGATCATTTTGATGTTCTTATTGTAGATGAAGCATCACAAGCAATGGAAGCATCAACATGGATTGCCATTCCAAATGCTCCAAAGTTGATTCTTGCAGGTGATATCAATCAACTACCACCAGTTGTTATGTGCCAAGAAGCAACAAAAGGTGGTTTAAACATAAGTCTTATGGAAagagcaattaaaaaattgaatactGATTGTTATGTCAGGTTAATGAGACAATACCGCATGAATGAAAAGATAATGACTTGGTCcagtaaaaagttttatgatgATACTCTTGAAGCAGATGATTTagttaaaaatcatttactGAAACATTTACCTTCTGTTAAGCAAGAAGATGATTTAACAA gTGAGGCTGTTGTATATATTGATACATGTGGTTGTGAATGTGAAGAATTTAATACTGGAGTTGAAAATGCATCAAAAGGAAATTTAGGAGAAGCAGTCATTGTAGACAAAGTAGTTACAAATTTAGTTAAAGTTGGATTATATCATAAAGATATTGGCGTTATCACTCCGTATGCTTTGCAA GTCGATTTTATTCGTCGATCATTTGCAGCAAAATCATTGAATGTAGAAGTTAGCACAGTTGACGGATTTCAAGGGAGAGAAAAGGAAGTCATTATACTATCTTTGGTGAGAAGTAATGAAGATAAAGAATTAGGATTCGTCACTGATTTTAGAAGACTGAATGTTGCTGTTACAAGAGCTAGAAGGTCTTTAATAGTGATAGCTGATAGTGAAACTATGGAAAAAGACGATTTGATCGTCAGCTTATTAAAACACATAGAAGATAATGGCTTGTTACAGACAGCAGAGGAATACTTGTCTGAAACGatagaaaaagaaatagaaCGAATCGAGATAACGCCGCAAACTAATTTTAAATCTAAAAAGAAGCCTAAGACAAAAACGAAATCTTCAAAACGTGAAAAAGGCGATGAACCCGAGGTTCCGATATCTAAAGATCAACTAAAACCAAATCAAATTATACCAAGTAAATCTGTAATTAAACGTAAATCTAAAGGAACTGCGTTAAGTGCTTGTGCTAATTTAAAGCAGTATAACGTGTATGAAACCATCGCAGGCACATTGTCAGATAATGAAGATAAAGATGAAGTAACAAGTGAAcaaaaggaagaagaaaatgTAGATAATAAAG AAACGCCAAAGATGGAACAAAATTTAGAACATTCTGATATAGATATTTCTGCACATTCACGTAAAAAAGAACAACTTATGAGAAacaaagaagagagagaagacaagTCAAATGAAAATGCTGCTAAAGAAAATGacaattttgataaaatagtTCAAGAATTCAACAAATCGAATTCGCTGTGTTCATTTGATGGATGTAAGAAATCTACTAAActtataaaacttatttgtgaattttgtaaaaagtGGTATTGTCTAGAGCATGGTAAGAatg GTTTGCAAGAAATTCACGGTTGTGGAAACGCTATACGTCGAAAAGAACAACATGCATTTAGGCATAGAAAACCTGAAACAAGCACAAAGCGTGAAAAGGATAGATTCGCTCGTAAACTAAAGGAATTAGAAGAGGCAAGGAAACCTAAGAAAAaagttacaaaaaaataa
- the LOC100123335 gene encoding DNA replication ATP-dependent helicase/nuclease DNA2 produces MNSEDRQSKLEESPTKQRTPRQLPCQKKVGIYFAQSKNAMDTSSIITGSSESDEEDLEDDLPEKGKKRTADPLAKKLTKIRKTFDNNITIANEESEEIDTETSGYSSEKPSPKKILQISSSSNVELTTKTKSTSSNDIIVDNKENVSETQGTLDGLDDLFEEEWTYTKKEKESVEMLDDFFEDDWSYEKENTIDFSKAKRCIIIDIVWERTEITLTVKDVHEVAATVKCSGTWRYTKIQPGEAIIIKAIKETPEAKHWTVNNNSGFIISQPDTLVSGTSVVGALFCNRRSTLQEKFRLIESLPHNNVGNNYMLTGSLTHELFQTVLDEKITDAKKISALLDDILKSRNAIQMMYSAGISRQDCRNLMLPAVGQIHKFIQRYIVGIEPETPDQNYNGKIEKICDIEENVWLPSLGLKGKIDLTIEISQNKSKNKMFPNVERKVVPLELKTGRSSFSSEHQGQLILYTMMMNETGRKADSGLLLYLRENIMREIIGSNNAQRDLITLRNTVAYYSTRQPTIVKTKEEESVLPMEFPKPINHRACAQCPYNTLCTTYLTEEEKKELSVSHPLKAIDEKVADYLTQEHIDYVTKWVSLLQIEEDAENQDLVSWKDVWTLEPLKREKRGSCISNLNLVSVSEINGRYLHKFQRLDINATDFCENEYVIISTMTRINVCSGFIDSVSSETVTVHCDKNITKVYKDTVYHIDKSSFNSFLVQNMSHVGGLLDDHETCSQLRKIIIERKPATFQTKLPPSIMEVGEDIFKKINEHQKQAILQALRADNYLLIKGFPGTGKTQTLVALIELLLKLDKSVLITAHTNTAVDNILLKLIERKIDFIRFGNSTKTHPNIAPMLEANVTEHCDSPESLHTVYCSKKVVGVTCYGATHAHLSRRKFDICIVDESTQVLQPTLLRPLYSASKFILVGDPEQLPPIAKNNTARKLGMNESLFSRLDSKNNAVVLKLQYRMNSCIMDIANKLTYHDQLQIGCEKVGKATMPVTNIAEFESCEKWIRKTLSLRLKNSAIFLNTSATYHLTLDETLEERKGSSNYWEAAMILRLIEVLKKLGIETQTIGVIAPYRVQVHLLRKVVPNDIEVNTVDQYQGRDKSVIIYSCSKSISKDTKIQEFDILEDQQRLTVAVTRAKHKLIIIGDVNTLQRFTPFNKLITAFRSHERIYDLKDGEDDFSFTDLLRLLL; encoded by the exons ATGAATTCGGAGGACAGGCAAAGCAAGCTCGAGGAGTCTCCCACAAAGCAG cGAACACCACGACAATTACCATGTCAGAAAAAAGTTGGTATTTACTTTGCTCAGTCAAAAAACGCAATGGATACTTCATCAATTATAACTGGTTCATCGGAAAGTGATGAAGAGGATTTAGAAGATGATTTACCTGAAAAAGGCAAGAAACGTACTGCAGATCCTCtagcaaaaaaattaacaaaaatcaGAAAAACTTTTGATAATAATATCACAATTGCAAACGAAGAGAGTGAAGAAATTGATACAGAAACAAGTGGTTACTCTTCAGAAAAGCCATCCCCTAAAAAGATACTTCAAATTAGCTCATCATCCAATGTAGAGCTAACTACTAAAACAAAATCTACATCAAGTAATGATATTATTGTAGACAATAAAGAAAACGTTTCTGAAACACAAGGAACTCTTGATGGACTAGATGACCTCTTTGAAGAAGAATGGACATATActaagaaagagaaagaatcaGTTGAAATGCTTGATGACTTTTTTGAAGACGACTGGAGTTATGAAAAGGAGAATACTATTGATTTCAGTAAAGCTAAAAGGTGCATAATTATTGATATCGTTTGGGAAAGAACTGAGATAACTTTAACGGTCAAAGATGTTCATGAAGTGGCTGCAACTGTCAAATGTTCTGGAACCTG gCGTTATACAAAGATACAACCTGGAGAGGCTATAATCATAAAGGCCATTAAAGAAACACCAGAAGCAAAGCACTGGACTGTTAACAATaattcaggttttattatAAGCCAACCAGATACACTTGTTTCTGGTACTTCAGTGGTTGGTGCACTGTTTTGTAATAGGCGTAGTACTTTACAAGAAAAGTTCAGGTTGATTGAGTCCCTACCTCATAATAATGTTGGAAATAACTACATGCTTACAGGAAGTCTAACTCACGAACTTTTTCAAACG GTTTTAGATGAAAAGATTACTGATGCTAAAAAAATCTCTGCATTGCTCGATGACATTTTAAAATCAAGAAATGCCATTCAAATGATGTACAGTGCAGGAATTTCAAGACAagattgtagaaatttgatgCTACCTGCTGTAGGTCAAATTCATAAGTTTATACAACGTTACATTGTAGGTATTGAGCCAGAAACTCCAGATCAGAATTACAATGGTAAAATAGAGAAAATCTGTGATATTGAAGAAAATGTCTGGCTACCAAGCCTTGGCTTAAAaggaaaaattgatttaactATCGAAATCAGtcagaataaatcaaaaaataaaatgtttccTAATGTAGAACGCAAGGTAGTTCCCCTTGAATTGAAAACTGGTAGGTCATCGTTTTCAAGCGAACATCAAGGACAATTAATTCTATACACAATGATGATGAATGAAACTGGTCGCAAGGCAGATTCTGGATTACTGTTATACTTAAG AGAAAATATTATGAGAGAAATTATAGGCAGTAATAATGCTCAACGAGATCTAATAActttaagaaatactgtagcTTATTATTCGACACGTCAACCTACTATAGTGAAAACTAAAGAGGAAGAGTCTGTTTTACCAATGGAATTTCCAAAGCCTATTAATCACAGAGCATGTGCTCAATGTCCGTATAATACTTTGTGTACCACATATCTcactgaagaagaaaaaaaagaactaagTGTCAGTCATCCACTTAAAGCAATTGACGAAAAAGTTGCAGATTATTTAACTCAGGAACATATAGACTATGTAACGAAGTGGGTTTCACTTTTGCAAATTGAAGAAGATGCAGAAAATCAAGACCTTGTTTCGTGGAAAGATGTTTGGACTTTAGAGCCTTTAAAACG agaaaaaagaggatcATGTATCAgtaatttaaatttagttTCTGTCTCTGAAATAAATGGTAGATATTTACATAAATTTCAACGGCTTGATATAAATGCTACTGATTTCTGTGAAAATGAATATGTAATTATAAGCACAATGACTCGAATAAATGTATGTTCTGGCTTTATTGACAGTGTCAGTTCTGAGACTGTTACAGTACATTGTGATAA AAATATAACTAAGGTTTATAAAGATACAGTATATCATATTGATAAGTCTTCATTTAATTCTTTCTTAGTACAAAATATGTCACATGTTGGAGGTCTCTTAGATGATCATGAAACATGTTCACAACTgcgtaaaattattattgagag gaAACCTGCAACTTTTCAGACCAAACTACCACCTTCTATTATGGAAGTTGGTgaagatattttcaaaaaaatcaatgaaCATCAAAAGCAAGCAATATTGCAGGCGCTCAGAgcagataattatttattgatcaaAGGATTTCCTGGTACGGGAAAAACTCAAACTTTAGTAGCATTGATTGAGTTATTGTTAAAGTTGGATAAATCTGTGCTAATCACTGCACACACAAACACTGCTGTAGATAATATTTTACTAAAACTAATAGagcgaaaaattgattttatacGTTTTGGAAACAGTACAAAAACACATCCTAATATTGCTCCCATGCTGGAAGCCAACGTGACGGAGCACTGCGATTCCCCAGAATCGTTGCATACTGTTTATTGCAGCAAA aaaGTTGTTGGTGTAACGTGTTATGGCGCAACACATGCACATCTCTCGAGGCGTAAATTTGATATTTGTATCGTTGATGAAAGTACACAAGTTTTGCAGCCCACACTTTTGCGGCCCCTTTATAGTGCTTCTAAGTTTATACTTGTGGGAGATCCCGAGCAACTACCTCCTATTGCCAAAAATAATACAGCAAG aAAACTTGGAATGAACGAATCTTTGTTTTCGCGATTAGATTCTAAAAACAACGCAGTAGTTTTAAAACTACAGTATAGAATGAATAGCTGCATTATGGATATAGCTAATAAATTGACATATCATGACCAATTACAAATAGGATGCGAAAAAGTTGGAAAAGCAACTATGCCAGTCACAAATATAGCT GAATTCGAATCATGTGAGAAATGGATCCGAAAAACGCTTTCACTCAGGCTAAAAAATtcagcaatatttttaaatacatcTGCTACTTATCACCTCACTCTGGATGAAACACTTGAGGAACGAAAGGGATCGTCCAATTATTGGGAAGCAGCCATGATTTTAAGATTGATTGAAGTTCTTaaaaag CTTGGTATTGAAACTCAAACTATTGGAGTGATTGCACCATACAGAGTACAAGTGCATTTATTGCGCAAAGTAGTTCCAAATGACATTGAAGTTAATACTGTTGATCAATATCAAGGTCGTGATAAGAGTGTCATTATTTATAGCTGCTCAAAAAGTATATCAAAAGACACTAAAATACAG gaatTTGATATCCTAGAAGATCAACAACGTCTAACTGTGGCTGTGACTCGTGCTAAgcacaaattaataattataggCGATGTAAATACTTTACAGCGATTTACTccgtttaataaattaataacagcGTTTCGAAGCCACGAACGAATTTACGATTTAAAAGATGGCGAAGATGACTTTTCTTTTACTGATCTTTTAAGATTATTGCTTTAA
- the LOC100115066 gene encoding ubiquitin-conjugating enzyme E2 L5 gives MAATRRLQKELGDLRASAMKNFTNIQVDESNILTWQGLILPDNPPYNKGAFRIEINFPAEYPFKPPRINFKTKIYHPNVDEKGQVCLPIITAENWKPATKTDQVIQSLIALVNDPEPEHPLRADLAEEFQRDRRKFLKNAEEYTKKHAEKRRETSSAD, from the exons ATGGCAGCTACGAGGAGGTTGCAGAAG GAGCTCGGCGACTTGAGGGCCTCAGCCATGAAGAACTTCACAAACATACAGGTCGACGAGTCGAACATCCTCACCTGGCAAGGTCTCATATTGCCG GACAATCCACCTTACAACAAAGGTGCTTTTCGAATTGAAATCAACTTTCCTGCTGAGTATCCATTCAAGCCACCTAGGATAAACTTCAAGACTAAGATATATCATCCCAATGTGGATGAAAAGGGACAAGTGTGTTTACCTATTATCACTGCTGAAAATTGGAAGCCTGCCACCAAAACAGATCAAG TGATACAATCTCTAATTGCATTAGTCAATGACCCAGAACCAGAACATCCATTAAGAGCTGACCTGGCAGAGGAATTCCAAAGAGACAGAAGGAAGTTCCTAAAAAATGCAGAGGAATACACAAAGAAACATGCCGAAAAGCGGCGAGAAACGTCTTCGGCGGATTAA